A part of Pantoea vagans genomic DNA contains:
- a CDS encoding TOPRIM and DUF927 domain-containing protein, producing MTVQSVSHITAAARGRWPVILQMLGVDVPDGGRHGPCPKCEGKDRFRMDDLEGRGTWICSHCGHGDGLDLVKLVTGKGVKLAAQAVAEVLDVRDVQALPVKPAREKSPKRDMAAIVGALVKASHSGESAYLADKGFAGYPACLTGSAQRIGGTAFPAGSLLLPLTTSDGAVTGAQLVAPAGDKSLLPGSTMKAAFVAFSPLPPEPPVQVVITEGYATALTVSQLTAGCVVAAISAGNLPNVAQAMRARWPEVKIIIAGDNDFQDAGENPGRAFAEKAAKAVSGWVSLPPGEIKADWNDFHREHGVTRAREAFRNGLMLCGEGRTQLPHGFRLTQEYLWYEKQVQRNGETEIQNVKICNPLRVTAITCDADGGNFGRLLEWEDTWGERRRWAMPMEMLSGSGEELRRVLLVNGLSYISTTGEARARLMEYISLCKPERRVTCVSRTGWHGQVYVLQDEVSGDGADGVILQTTSVQGRDFRVSGTTQEWREHVSRFCTGNSRVAFAVSLAFAAPLLRLVGMDGGGYHLKGESTDGKTTTMKAATSVCGGPDYWQTWRATGNALEGCASRRNDAAMMLDEIREVDGREAGNIAYMLANGQGKGRAGTDGELRTRKQWRLLFFSTGELSLTEHAAKAGERTFAGMEVRMIQIPSDSGKFGVFEELHGFESGKALAEHLEWATASYYGAPFREWLKALTADLNGLTAQAKTLLKEYTAALTPPDAGNQVGRAVNRFALVAMAGELATRLGITGWQEGEALRATRVCLNAWLKDRGHTANQEDIAALEQVRSFFTANQYSRFADWHDERNRPGNMVGWRRVEKGSTAQGTEAATTFYVMPSGWKEICRGFDPRKVARLCADRGYLLASADGKLQTSIRPPEMNVRRLYVFNSEVPG from the coding sequence ATGACAGTACAGTCAGTATCACACATCACAGCCGCCGCACGCGGCCGCTGGCCGGTCATTCTTCAGATGCTGGGCGTAGACGTGCCGGACGGCGGCAGGCACGGCCCCTGCCCTAAGTGTGAAGGCAAAGACCGTTTCCGCATGGATGACCTTGAGGGCCGGGGTACGTGGATTTGCAGCCACTGCGGCCACGGTGACGGCCTTGATCTGGTGAAGTTGGTGACGGGCAAAGGGGTAAAGCTGGCCGCACAGGCGGTGGCAGAGGTGCTGGACGTGCGTGACGTGCAGGCCCTGCCGGTTAAGCCTGCCAGAGAAAAATCCCCGAAGCGCGACATGGCCGCCATCGTCGGTGCACTGGTGAAGGCCAGCCACAGCGGTGAAAGTGCCTACCTCGCAGATAAAGGCTTTGCCGGTTATCCGGCCTGCCTGACCGGCAGCGCACAGCGCATAGGCGGCACGGCCTTCCCTGCGGGTTCCCTGCTGCTGCCGCTGACCACATCAGACGGCGCGGTGACCGGTGCGCAGCTGGTTGCCCCCGCCGGGGATAAAAGCCTGCTGCCCGGCAGCACCATGAAGGCTGCGTTTGTGGCGTTCAGCCCGCTGCCGCCTGAGCCGCCGGTGCAGGTGGTCATCACCGAGGGCTACGCCACGGCGCTCACGGTAAGCCAGCTGACCGCCGGTTGCGTGGTGGCCGCGATTTCGGCGGGTAACCTGCCGAACGTGGCGCAGGCGATGCGGGCGCGCTGGCCGGAGGTGAAAATCATCATCGCCGGTGATAACGATTTTCAGGATGCGGGTGAGAACCCCGGCAGAGCGTTCGCAGAGAAGGCAGCAAAAGCCGTCAGTGGCTGGGTGAGCCTGCCGCCGGGCGAAATCAAAGCCGACTGGAACGACTTTCACCGGGAGCACGGCGTGACACGCGCCCGCGAAGCCTTTCGTAACGGTCTGATGCTGTGCGGTGAGGGCCGCACGCAGCTGCCGCACGGGTTCCGGCTGACGCAGGAATATCTCTGGTACGAGAAGCAGGTGCAGCGCAACGGCGAAACCGAAATACAGAACGTGAAAATCTGCAATCCGCTGCGCGTCACGGCCATCACCTGCGATGCCGACGGCGGCAACTTTGGCCGCCTGCTGGAGTGGGAGGACACCTGGGGCGAGCGCCGCCGGTGGGCCATGCCGATGGAGATGCTGAGCGGCAGCGGCGAGGAGCTGCGCCGGGTGCTGCTGGTCAACGGCCTGTCATACATCAGCACCACCGGCGAGGCCCGCGCGCGCCTGATGGAATACATCTCGCTGTGCAAGCCGGAGCGCCGCGTGACCTGCGTGAGCCGCACCGGCTGGCACGGTCAGGTTTACGTCCTTCAGGACGAGGTGAGCGGCGACGGCGCAGACGGCGTCATTCTCCAGACCACCTCCGTGCAGGGGCGGGACTTCCGCGTGTCCGGCACCACGCAGGAGTGGCGCGAGCACGTTTCCCGCTTCTGCACCGGCAACTCCCGCGTAGCGTTTGCGGTCAGCCTCGCCTTTGCCGCCCCGCTGCTGCGCCTGGTCGGCATGGACGGCGGCGGCTATCACCTCAAGGGGGAATCCACGGACGGCAAGACCACCACCATGAAGGCGGCTACCTCCGTGTGCGGCGGGCCGGACTACTGGCAGACGTGGCGCGCTACCGGCAACGCGCTGGAAGGCTGCGCCAGCCGCCGCAACGACGCGGCCATGATGCTCGACGAAATCCGCGAGGTGGACGGGCGCGAGGCGGGCAACATCGCCTACATGCTGGCAAACGGCCAGGGCAAGGGCCGCGCCGGTACGGACGGCGAGCTGCGCACCCGCAAGCAGTGGCGGCTGCTGTTCTTCTCCACCGGCGAACTGTCGCTGACCGAGCACGCCGCGAAGGCCGGTGAGCGCACCTTTGCCGGAATGGAGGTCAGGATGATCCAGATACCCAGCGACTCCGGGAAGTTTGGCGTGTTTGAGGAGCTGCACGGCTTTGAGAGCGGGAAGGCGCTAGCCGAACATCTGGAATGGGCCACGGCCAGCTACTACGGTGCGCCATTCCGCGAGTGGCTGAAGGCGCTGACCGCCGACCTGAACGGGCTGACGGCGCAGGCGAAAACGCTGCTGAAGGAGTACACCGCCGCCCTGACCCCGCCTGACGCGGGCAATCAGGTAGGCCGCGCAGTCAACCGCTTTGCCCTGGTGGCAATGGCCGGTGAGCTGGCAACCCGGCTGGGCATTACCGGCTGGCAGGAAGGTGAAGCGCTGCGGGCAACCCGCGTGTGCCTGAACGCCTGGCTGAAAGACCGCGGCCACACCGCCAACCAGGAAGACATTGCCGCGCTGGAGCAGGTGCGCAGCTTCTTTACCGCGAACCAGTACAGCCGCTTTGCCGACTGGCACGACGAGCGCAACCGCCCCGGCAATATGGTGGGCTGGCGCAGGGTAGAGAAAGGCAGTACCGCGCAGGGCACCGAGGCGGCCACGACGTTCTACGTCATGCCGTCCGGCTGGAAGGAAATCTGCAGGGGGTTTGACCCGCGCAAGGTGGCGCGCCTCTGTGCGGACCGGGGTTATCTGCTGGCCTCTGCCGACGGCAAGCTTCAGACCAGCATCCGCCCGCCAGAGATGAACGTGCGCAGGCTCTACGTCTTCAACAGCGAGGTGCCGGGCTGA
- a CDS encoding DUF5375 family protein — translation MKKPQVSVFPAELTTALYRRAIASAWRAKHLTDTGSEMRGPHHMTVERIEMAIALHIESAMVNEYGEAHGAAAALALLTDMVEPTLLTAPPALTARGYEVMEGLYATLPAAFESFCDTGASLYRH, via the coding sequence ATGAAGAAGCCACAGGTATCCGTTTTTCCGGCTGAGCTGACCACGGCACTATACCGTCGCGCCATCGCTTCCGCATGGCGGGCTAAGCATCTGACCGACACCGGCAGCGAAATGCGCGGCCCGCACCACATGACGGTGGAGCGAATCGAGATGGCCATCGCCCTGCATATTGAGAGCGCGATGGTTAACGAGTATGGCGAAGCGCACGGCGCTGCGGCGGCGCTGGCACTGCTTACCGACATGGTGGAGCCGACGCTCCTGACCGCACCGCCCGCTCTGACGGCGCGCGGGTATGAGGTAATGGAAGGGCTTTACGCCACGCTTCCGGCGGCATTTGAATCGTTCTGCGACACCGGCGCGTCGCTGTACCGGCATTAA
- a CDS encoding host cell division inhibitor Icd-like protein has protein sequence MAASKSTWIFAAINRSQLSCRPVMLRITATDERSARSRMAADYILLFAGRLPFHGGRHA, from the coding sequence ATGGCTGCATCAAAGTCTACCTGGATCTTCGCGGCAATCAACCGTTCTCAGTTGTCCTGCCGCCCCGTCATGCTGCGTATTACTGCCACTGACGAGCGCAGCGCCCGCAGCCGGATGGCGGCTGATTACATCCTGCTATTTGCGGGCCGCCTGCCCTTCCACGGAGGCCGTCATGCGTGA
- a CDS encoding toxin-antitoxin system HicB family antitoxin produces MSRVKDRTPKTGGKSPTFQIRINPELREQLDLEAAKDQTTLGNWFKEVAREELRRRGIEPKG; encoded by the coding sequence ATGTCAAGAGTTAAAGATCGCACTCCTAAAACCGGTGGCAAATCGCCCACCTTCCAGATCCGCATCAATCCAGAGCTAAGAGAGCAACTCGATCTTGAAGCTGCCAAAGACCAAACCACACTCGGCAACTGGTTCAAGGAGGTTGCAAGAGAAGAACTTAGGCGTCGTGGCATTGAACCTAAAGGATGA
- a CDS encoding helix-turn-helix transcriptional regulator: MHCLPFSSATLWRRVASGSFPKPVKISARITAWRAEEVKEWIGQQRAH; this comes from the coding sequence ATGCATTGCCTGCCGTTTTCGTCAGCAACGCTATGGCGACGGGTTGCATCTGGATCATTTCCGAAGCCAGTAAAAATTTCCGCTCGTATTACTGCCTGGCGCGCTGAGGAAGTAAAAGAATGGATAGGGCAGCAGCGTGCACATTGA
- a CDS encoding tyrosine-type recombinase/integrase: protein MGKLTDIQIKAWLKSQERFEGRSDGNGLYLCYRKEFSIPKWRFRYSYGGKARAMWIGSYGDLSLAKARERARELSARVALGYDVAGEKQERKASTLAKIEKEKNARRVSDLAIEYYEKQIVGRWKHPDILRRRIEKDINPHIGNIKAEDVKPGDIDKMLQSIVQRGAPTIANDVLRWIKRIFNYGIKRHYLSVNPAAAFDNNDAGGQEKSRDRFLSEEEITLLFRAMKIAKGFSRQNEITFKLLLLLCCRKMELCSAKWEDFNLEEGVWYLKNTKNGDNLDIPLPELSLVWLNELKQLSLGSEWVLPARKMQNRMIPHIAESTLPVALAKLKPLMEDVEGFTIHDFRRTARTHLAFLGIDPVVAERCLNHRIKGVEGIYNRHNYFNERKLALNKLADFLAEIEAKL from the coding sequence ATGGGAAAGCTAACAGACATACAGATAAAAGCCTGGCTCAAGTCTCAGGAACGGTTTGAAGGACGTTCTGACGGAAACGGATTGTACCTTTGCTACCGCAAAGAGTTCTCAATACCTAAATGGCGCTTTCGCTACAGCTACGGAGGCAAAGCTCGTGCGATGTGGATCGGTTCATACGGAGATCTATCCTTAGCAAAAGCGCGCGAACGGGCCAGAGAGCTATCGGCAAGAGTAGCTTTAGGCTATGACGTCGCCGGAGAGAAGCAGGAGCGTAAAGCCTCTACGCTTGCCAAAATCGAGAAAGAGAAGAATGCTCGTCGTGTTTCTGACCTTGCGATTGAGTACTACGAGAAACAAATTGTTGGACGCTGGAAACACCCCGATATTCTTCGCAGGCGCATTGAAAAAGATATTAATCCTCACATAGGCAACATAAAGGCTGAAGACGTTAAGCCTGGTGATATTGATAAAATGTTGCAAAGCATTGTTCAACGCGGCGCGCCAACTATCGCTAATGATGTATTACGTTGGATAAAGCGCATATTCAACTATGGTATAAAACGTCACTATCTGAGTGTTAACCCAGCGGCAGCCTTTGATAACAATGATGCAGGTGGACAGGAAAAATCCAGAGATCGTTTTCTTTCGGAAGAGGAAATTACGTTACTTTTTCGCGCGATGAAAATAGCTAAAGGATTTAGCCGACAGAATGAAATAACTTTTAAACTACTTTTACTTCTTTGCTGCAGGAAAATGGAACTGTGCTCGGCCAAATGGGAAGATTTTAACCTTGAAGAGGGCGTGTGGTATTTGAAAAACACTAAAAATGGCGACAACCTGGATATCCCTCTTCCTGAATTATCTTTGGTTTGGCTGAATGAGCTAAAGCAACTCTCTTTAGGCAGTGAATGGGTTCTGCCTGCAAGAAAGATGCAGAATAGGATGATACCTCACATTGCAGAAAGCACTCTTCCCGTAGCGCTGGCAAAGCTTAAACCGCTTATGGAGGATGTTGAAGGCTTTACTATCCACGACTTCAGGCGAACCGCCAGAACACATCTGGCCTTTTTAGGTATTGACCCAGTGGTGGCAGAGCGTTGTCTTAACCATCGCATTAAAGGCGTTGAAGGTATCTACAATAGACATAATTACTTTAATGAAAGAAAATTAGCGCTTAATAAACTAGCTGATTTTCTGGCTGAAATAGAGGCGAAGTTATAA
- a CDS encoding YicC/YloC family endoribonuclease — protein sequence MIRSMTAYARSEAKGEWGSAAWELRSVNQRYLETYIRLPEQFRGLEPVIRERIRQRLTRGKIECNLRFDADPSAQGELMLNETLAKQLVQAANWVKMQSDEGAINPLDILRWPGVMSAQEQDLDAINTQLLKALDSALDDFIAARESEGTALKAMIEQRLEGVSQEVSKVRAQMPEVIKWQRERLVAKLEDAEVQLENNRLEQELVMMAQRVDVSEELDRLDAHVKETYNILKKKEAVGRRLDFMMQEFNRESNTLASKSINAEITTSAIELKVLIEQMREQIQNIE from the coding sequence ATGATCCGCAGTATGACCGCTTATGCCCGCAGCGAAGCCAAAGGCGAATGGGGCAGCGCCGCCTGGGAGCTGCGTTCTGTTAACCAGCGTTATCTGGAAACCTACATCCGTCTGCCGGAACAGTTTCGCGGGCTGGAGCCGGTTATCCGCGAACGCATTCGCCAGCGTCTGACGCGCGGTAAAATTGAGTGCAACCTGCGTTTTGATGCCGACCCCAGCGCGCAGGGCGAGCTGATGCTTAATGAAACGCTGGCGAAACAGCTGGTGCAGGCGGCCAACTGGGTGAAAATGCAGAGCGATGAAGGCGCGATTAATCCGCTGGATATCCTGCGCTGGCCCGGTGTGATGTCTGCACAGGAGCAGGATCTGGATGCCATTAACACGCAGTTGTTGAAGGCGCTGGATAGTGCACTGGATGATTTCATTGCGGCACGTGAAAGCGAAGGCACCGCGCTGAAAGCGATGATTGAGCAGCGTCTGGAAGGGGTTTCACAGGAAGTCAGCAAAGTGCGTGCGCAGATGCCTGAAGTCATCAAATGGCAGCGCGAGCGTCTGGTGGCCAAACTGGAAGATGCTGAAGTCCAGCTGGAAAACAATCGCCTTGAGCAGGAACTGGTGATGATGGCGCAGCGTGTTGACGTCTCTGAAGAGCTGGATCGCCTGGATGCTCACGTCAAAGAGACCTACAACATCCTGAAGAAGAAAGAGGCCGTTGGCCGTCGTCTTGATTTCATGATGCAGGAGTTCAACCGTGAGTCGAACACGCTGGCATCGAAGTCGATCAACGCAGAAATCACTACGTCAGCGATCGAACTGAAAGTGCTGATTGAACAGATGCGCGAGCAGATTCAGAATATCGAGTAA
- a CDS encoding DUF3574 domain-containing protein: MSRVIALPVVMALLLAGCQTRHAPPTKPQPICAGGDMMMQTTLWFGLSKPDGGRVSSLDWMNFVDNEVTPRFKAGLSVYDAKGQWLGENGRLARENSKALMLIHGIDPATNQDIEALRTLYKKRFGQESVMRVDAPVCVGF; the protein is encoded by the coding sequence ATGTCACGCGTTATTGCCCTTCCTGTAGTGATGGCTCTGCTGCTGGCGGGTTGCCAGACGCGCCACGCGCCGCCCACGAAACCGCAACCCATCTGTGCGGGTGGCGACATGATGATGCAGACCACACTGTGGTTTGGACTGAGCAAACCAGATGGCGGCAGGGTGAGTTCACTCGACTGGATGAACTTTGTGGACAATGAGGTTACGCCACGCTTCAAAGCGGGACTGTCGGTTTATGACGCTAAAGGGCAATGGCTGGGCGAGAACGGCAGACTGGCACGTGAGAACAGTAAAGCGCTGATGCTGATCCACGGTATCGATCCTGCCACTAATCAGGACATTGAGGCGTTACGTACCCTCTATAAAAAACGCTTTGGTCAGGAATCGGTGATGCGGGTGGATGCACCCGTCTGTGTTGGATTCTAG
- a CDS encoding NupC/NupG family nucleoside CNT transporter yields the protein MAAILHFLLALVVIFALALLVSHDRKQIRLRFIVQLIVVEAALGWFFLHSAGGLALVGSFAGFFETLLGFAAQGTEFVFGGMSKQGLAFIFLGVLCPIVFISALIGILQHWRILPLLIRIFGTLLSKINGMGKLESFNAVSTLILGQSENFIAYKGILGDIPPRRLYTMAATAMSTVSLSIVGAYMSMIEPKYVVAALLLNMFSTFIILSIINPMESQNEQPIALEKLHEEQSFFEMLGEYILAGFKVAMIILAMLIGFIALIAAINALFAAVFGYSFQQLLGYLFYPLAWLIGIPKADALQAASIMATKLVANEFVAMIELQKVAAGMSTRGLGILSVFLVSFANFASIGIVAGAIKGLNEKQGNVVSRFGWKLVYGSTLVSLLSAAFAGLFI from the coding sequence ATGGCCGCCATTCTTCATTTCCTGCTGGCGCTGGTGGTGATTTTTGCCCTTGCGCTGCTGGTCAGTCATGACCGTAAACAGATTCGTCTGCGCTTTATTGTTCAACTGATTGTGGTGGAAGCCGCGCTGGGTTGGTTCTTCCTTCACTCTGCCGGAGGGCTGGCGCTGGTCGGCTCATTCGCGGGATTCTTTGAGACGCTGCTGGGCTTTGCCGCACAGGGCACAGAATTTGTGTTTGGCGGAATGAGTAAACAGGGGCTGGCATTTATCTTCCTTGGCGTGCTCTGCCCGATTGTCTTTATTTCAGCACTCATCGGCATATTGCAGCACTGGCGCATCCTGCCGCTGTTGATCCGGATTTTCGGGACGCTGCTGTCGAAGATTAACGGCATGGGCAAACTGGAGTCGTTCAACGCCGTCAGCACGCTGATTCTCGGTCAGTCGGAAAACTTCATCGCCTATAAAGGGATTCTGGGTGATATCCCGCCGCGCCGGCTCTACACCATGGCAGCGACCGCGATGTCTACCGTTTCGCTGTCGATTGTCGGTGCTTATATGTCGATGATTGAACCGAAGTATGTGGTTGCCGCCCTGCTGCTTAACATGTTCAGTACCTTCATCATTCTGTCGATCATCAACCCGATGGAGAGCCAGAATGAGCAGCCTATCGCGCTGGAAAAACTGCATGAAGAGCAGAGTTTCTTTGAGATGCTGGGTGAGTACATCCTGGCTGGTTTCAAAGTGGCGATGATCATTCTGGCCATGCTGATTGGCTTTATTGCCCTGATTGCTGCCATCAACGCGCTGTTTGCGGCGGTGTTCGGTTACAGCTTCCAGCAGCTGCTCGGCTACCTGTTCTATCCTCTGGCCTGGCTGATCGGCATTCCCAAAGCGGATGCCCTGCAGGCGGCCAGCATCATGGCGACCAAGCTGGTCGCGAATGAGTTTGTGGCGATGATTGAGTTACAGAAAGTCGCGGCGGGCATGAGTACGCGTGGTCTGGGTATTCTGTCGGTGTTCTTGGTTTCCTTTGCTAACTTTGCCTCTATCGGCATTGTGGCGGGCGCAATTAAAGGCCTGAACGAGAAACAGGGAAATGTGGTTTCCCGGTTTGGCTGGAAGCTGGTCTATGGCTCCACGCTGGTGAGCCTGCTCTCTGCGGCTTTTGCCGGTCTGTTTATCTGA
- the rph gene encoding ribonuclease PH, which yields MRPAGRSAQQVRPVTLTRNYTKHAEGSVLVEFGETKVLCTASVDEGVPRFLKGQGQGWVTAEYGMLPRSTHSRMAREAAKGKQGGRTLEIQRLIARSLRAAVDLKALGEFTITLDCDVIQADGGTRTASITGACVALADALNKLVASGKLKANPMKGMVAAISVGIVKGEALCDLEYVEDSAAETDMNVVMMEDGRMIEVQGTAEGEPFSHEELLTLLALARGGIEELIQAQKAALEN from the coding sequence ATGCGTCCAGCAGGCCGTAGCGCACAACAGGTGCGTCCAGTCACATTGACCCGCAATTACACCAAACACGCAGAGGGTTCCGTTCTGGTGGAATTCGGCGAAACGAAAGTGCTTTGCACTGCCTCCGTAGACGAAGGGGTTCCGCGTTTCCTTAAAGGCCAGGGCCAGGGCTGGGTCACGGCTGAATATGGCATGCTGCCGCGTTCAACCCACAGTCGTATGGCGCGTGAAGCCGCAAAAGGTAAGCAGGGTGGCCGTACGCTGGAGATTCAGCGTCTGATCGCCCGTTCACTGCGCGCCGCGGTTGATCTTAAAGCGCTGGGTGAATTTACCATTACGCTCGACTGTGACGTCATTCAGGCCGATGGCGGCACCCGCACCGCGTCAATTACCGGCGCCTGCGTGGCGCTGGCCGATGCGCTGAACAAGCTGGTGGCCAGCGGCAAGCTGAAAGCCAATCCAATGAAGGGCATGGTCGCGGCGATTTCAGTAGGTATCGTTAAAGGCGAAGCGCTGTGCGATCTGGAGTACGTTGAGGACTCCGCAGCAGAAACCGACATGAACGTCGTGATGATGGAAGATGGTCGCATGATCGAGGTGCAGGGCACCGCTGAGGGCGAACCGTTCAGCCATGAAGAGCTGCTGACGCTACTGGCGCTGGCACGTGGCGGCATTGAGGAATTGATTCAGGCGCAGAAAGCAGCGCTGGAAAATTGA
- the pyrE gene encoding orotate phosphoribosyltransferase, with the protein MKAWQRQFIEFALNKQVLKFGEFTLKSGRKSPYFFNAGLFNSGRDLALLGRFYAQALVDGAVDFDLLFGPAYKGIPIATTTAVALADHHDRDVPYCFNRKEAKDHGEGGLLVGSPLQGKVMLVDDVITAGTAIRESMDIIGAHNATLAGVLVSLDRQERGRGEMSAIQEVERDYGCKVTAIITLADLISWLEEKPEMADHLAQVRAYQKAYGI; encoded by the coding sequence ATGAAAGCCTGGCAGCGTCAGTTTATTGAATTTGCCCTGAACAAGCAGGTGCTGAAGTTCGGTGAGTTCACTTTAAAGTCAGGGCGTAAAAGCCCCTATTTCTTTAATGCTGGTCTGTTTAACAGCGGACGGGATTTAGCGCTGCTGGGACGCTTCTACGCGCAGGCGCTGGTGGATGGCGCTGTCGATTTCGATCTGCTGTTCGGCCCGGCCTATAAAGGCATTCCGATTGCGACTACCACGGCGGTGGCGCTGGCGGATCATCATGACCGCGATGTGCCTTACTGCTTCAATCGCAAAGAAGCCAAAGATCACGGTGAAGGCGGCCTGCTGGTGGGCAGCCCGCTGCAGGGCAAAGTGATGCTGGTGGACGATGTGATCACGGCAGGTACAGCGATTCGTGAGTCGATGGATATTATCGGTGCGCACAACGCTACCCTGGCAGGCGTTCTGGTGTCGCTTGACCGTCAGGAGCGTGGACGTGGAGAGATGTCGGCGATTCAGGAAGTGGAACGTGATTATGGCTGCAAAGTGACCGCCATTATCACACTGGCCGACCTGATTAGCTGGCTGGAAGAGAAGCCGGAGATGGCCGATCATCTGGCTCAGGTTCGTGCCTATCAGAAAGCGTACGGGATTTAA
- the slmA gene encoding nucleoid occlusion factor SlmA, protein MAEKKVAKRNRREEILQALAQMLESGDGSQRITTAKLAATVGVSEAALYRHFPSKTRMFDSLIEFIEDSLITRINLILKDEKETMTRLRLIVQLILGFGERNPGLTRILTGHALMFEQDRLQGRINQLFERIEVQLRQVMRERKMREGEAFQADEALLASQLLAFCEGLLSRYVRSEFRFSPTADFEARWPLMAAQLV, encoded by the coding sequence ATGGCAGAAAAAAAAGTCGCGAAGCGGAACCGTCGCGAAGAGATTTTGCAGGCGCTGGCACAGATGCTGGAGTCAGGTGATGGCAGTCAGCGCATTACCACCGCCAAGCTGGCAGCCACGGTAGGCGTTTCCGAAGCGGCGCTGTATCGTCACTTCCCCAGTAAGACACGCATGTTCGATAGCCTGATTGAGTTTATCGAAGACAGTCTGATTACCCGCATCAATCTGATCCTCAAAGATGAAAAAGAGACCATGACGCGCTTGCGTCTGATCGTGCAACTGATTCTGGGATTTGGTGAGCGTAATCCGGGACTGACGCGCATCCTGACCGGCCATGCGCTGATGTTCGAGCAGGACCGGCTGCAGGGACGTATTAATCAGCTGTTTGAGCGGATTGAAGTGCAACTGCGACAGGTGATGCGTGAACGGAAAATGCGTGAGGGCGAAGCTTTTCAGGCTGATGAGGCATTACTGGCAAGCCAGCTGCTGGCTTTCTGTGAAGGTTTACTGTCGCGCTATGTCCGTTCTGAGTTTCGCTTCAGTCCCACCGCAGACTTTGAGGCTCGCTGGCCGCTGATGGCCGCCCAGCTGGTGTAA
- the dut gene encoding dUTP diphosphatase codes for MMKKIDVKILDARVGKEFPLPTYATSGSAGLDLRACIDKVLDIAPGTTTLVPTGLAIHIADPDLAAVILPRSGLGHKHGIVLGNLVGLIDSDYQGQLMVSVWNRGQESFSLQPGDRMAQLVFVPVVQAEFNLVDDFDASLRGEGGFGHSGRQ; via the coding sequence ATGATGAAAAAAATAGACGTTAAAATTCTGGATGCGCGTGTCGGCAAAGAGTTTCCACTGCCGACCTACGCCACGTCAGGTTCCGCTGGGTTAGATTTACGCGCCTGTATTGATAAGGTCCTCGACATCGCACCAGGCACAACAACGCTGGTCCCGACCGGCCTGGCGATTCATATCGCCGACCCCGATCTGGCCGCTGTGATCCTGCCGCGCTCCGGCCTTGGCCATAAACACGGTATCGTGCTGGGTAACCTGGTCGGGTTGATTGACTCCGACTATCAGGGACAGCTGATGGTGTCGGTCTGGAATCGCGGCCAGGAAAGTTTCTCTCTGCAACCCGGCGATCGCATGGCACAACTGGTCTTTGTACCGGTGGTACAGGCGGAATTTAACCTGGTCGACGATTTCGACGCCAGCCTGCGCGGCGAAGGCGGCTTCGGCCACTCAGGTCGCCAGTAA